The DNA sequence TCATCGAGGCGAACGGCCTCGGCAAGCGCTACGGGCGCAAGTGGGCGCTCTCGGAGTGCACCCTCGCCATCCCCGCCAGCAAGGTCGTCGGGCTCGTCGGGCCAAACGGCGCCGGCAAGACGACGCTTCTGCACCTCTCGGTCGGCCTTCTTCGGCCGACCGCCGGGTCGATCGCCGTCCTCGGTGGGCGCCCCGGCGCGACACCAGACAAGCTCGCCCGCGTCGGCTTCCTCGCCCAGGACGCCCCGACCTACGCGGGGCTGTCGGTCCGTGATCACCTTCGGTTCGGCGCGTGGATGAACCCGAGCTGGGACACGGGGCTCGCCGAGGACCGGGTGGCGCGCCTCGGGCTCGACCCTCGCCAGAAGGCGGGGGAACTCTCGGGTGGCCAGCGCGCCCAGCTTGCCCTCACCTTGGCGGTGGCGAAGCGACCGGAGCTGCTCGTGCTCGACGAGCCCCTTGCGAGCCTCGATCCCTCGCCAGGCGTGAGTTCCTCCAGGGCCTGATAGAGGTGGTCGTCGAGCACGGCGCGAGCGTCATCCTCTCCTCGCACCTCGTCACCGACCTCGAACGAGTCTGTGAGTACCTCGTCGTCCGCGTCGACTCGCGCGTCCAGATCGCGGGCGACATCGACGAGCTGCTCGCGACCCATCGTCGGCTGAGCGGCCCACGACGCGACCGCATCGCGCTGCCGAGCGAGCAGCAGGTCATCGGGGAGAGCCACACCGACCGGCAGAGCATGTTCGTCGTGCGAACTTACAAACCGGTGCAGGATCC is a window from the Acidimicrobiales bacterium genome containing:
- a CDS encoding ATP-binding cassette domain-containing protein, with amino-acid sequence IEANGLGKRYGRKWALSECTLAIPASKVVGLVGPNGAGKTTLLHLSVGLLRPTAGSIAVLGGRPGATPDKLARVGFLAQDAPTYAGLSVRDHLRFGAWMNPSWDTGLAEDRVARLGLDPRQKAGELSGGQRAQLALTLAVAKRPELLVLDEPLASLDPSPGVSSSRA